One Sagittula stellata E-37 genomic window carries:
- a CDS encoding 3'-5' exonuclease, with translation MTSEMWLERARAVLAPNLVSSATIKQRLRSTSGLEAALVSPPLDSHPVRTIHSAKGLEFAAVCVVMTSNKTKKIFAHLETGEGTQDSAEDARKIYVAASRAKRLLVIAVPKNSARKLEALLASHDCKTQRHDVV, from the coding sequence ATGACGTCCGAAATGTGGCTCGAGAGGGCTCGCGCCGTTCTGGCCCCCAATCTCGTGTCTTCCGCAACCATCAAGCAGCGCCTGCGGTCGACTTCCGGCCTTGAGGCCGCGTTGGTTAGCCCGCCGCTGGATTCGCATCCCGTGCGCACGATCCACTCGGCGAAGGGGTTGGAGTTCGCGGCGGTGTGCGTGGTCATGACGAGCAACAAGACCAAAAAAATATTCGCACATCTCGAAACTGGAGAGGGCACACAGGACTCTGCTGAGGATGCCCGGAAGATCTATGTGGCTGCGTCTAGGGCGAAACGGCTGCTGGTCATAGCAGTCCCGAAAAATTCGGCACGCAAACTGGAAGCGCTCCTGGCATCTCATGACTGCAAGACGCAGAGACATGACGTTGTTTGA
- a CDS encoding abortive infection system antitoxin AbiGi family protein, which yields MALIGSIDPSWKDMSKYVVHFAKAEPPSTAYDNAISILFERRIVAAKTFGAGRKLAPARRSVCFSEVPLHHLKRLADVRGPHGIGFRKEFLVERGGGPILYAYKDTPQAQSINAMVNAAANAPDAPVWNIAPFVDLPGTYGNSKYLYEWEREWRHVGDLDFSETDPAFLIIPEDLHDAARDFFHSAKVDHVGPSYECPFIDPYWGEDQIVAALYS from the coding sequence ATGGCGCTTATCGGAAGCATCGATCCGTCATGGAAGGACATGTCGAAATATGTGGTTCACTTCGCGAAGGCCGAACCGCCGAGTACGGCGTACGACAACGCGATTTCGATCCTTTTCGAACGGCGCATCGTCGCTGCGAAGACATTCGGCGCCGGTCGCAAGCTTGCTCCGGCGCGCAGGTCGGTATGCTTCAGCGAGGTGCCACTTCACCATCTAAAGCGGTTGGCGGACGTCCGTGGTCCGCATGGGATCGGTTTTCGAAAGGAGTTTCTCGTCGAGCGTGGTGGTGGACCGATCCTTTACGCCTACAAGGACACGCCCCAAGCACAGTCGATCAACGCGATGGTGAATGCGGCGGCCAACGCCCCGGATGCGCCCGTCTGGAATATTGCACCCTTCGTGGATCTGCCGGGCACTTATGGAAACTCAAAGTACCTCTATGAATGGGAGCGGGAATGGCGGCATGTTGGAGATCTCGACTTCTCCGAGACGGATCCGGCGTTTTTGATAATTCCGGAAGACCTCCATGACGCAGCCCGGGACTTCTTTCACTCTGCGAAGGTAGACCATGTGGGGCCGAGCTACGAATGCCCCTTTATCGATCCATACTGGGGAGAGGACCAGATTGTTGCTGCACTGTATTCCTGA
- a CDS encoding IS5 family transposase (programmed frameshift), translating to MSDLYWLSDAQMARLEPYFPKSHGKPRVDDRRVLSGIIFINRNGLRWRDAPREYGPHKTLYNRWKRWSDRGVFARIMAGLAGEHGEETTVMIDATHLKAHRTASSLGGEKGGRGRLIGRTKGGMNTKLHAVCDSHGRPIDLFLTAGPVSDYIGARALVGGLPDVKWLLGDRGYDADWFREALQDKKIRPCIPGRTKRKTPVPYDKRRYKRRNRIEIMFGRLKDWRRVATRYDRCPKTLFSAIALAATVIFWL from the exons ATGTCTGATCTCTACTGGTTGAGCGATGCGCAGATGGCGCGTCTGGAGCCTTACTTCCCCAAGTCGCACGGCAAGCCCCGGGTTGATGACCGGCGCGTTCTGAGCGGTATTATCTTTATCAATCGCAATGGATTGCGGTGGCGAGATGCGCCAAGGGAATACGGCCCGCACAAGACACTCTACAACCGCTGGAAGCGGTGGAGCGATAGAGGCGTCTTCGCCCGGATCATGGCCGGGCTGGCGGGCGAGCATGGTGAGGAGACGACCGTGATGATCGACGCAACTCATCTGAAGGCCCATCGCACGGCGTCCAGCCTGGGCG GTGAAAAAGGGGGGCGTGGACGGCTGATTGGCCGGACGAAGGGAGGCATGAACACGAAGTTGCACGCCGTCTGCGACAGCCATGGCCGGCCCATCGACCTGTTCCTGACTGCCGGCCCCGTCAGCGACTACATCGGGGCGCGTGCGCTGGTCGGCGGGCTGCCAGACGTGAAATGGCTGCTCGGAGATCGCGGCTACGATGCCGACTGGTTCAGAGAAGCCTTGCAAGACAAGAAGATACGCCCTTGCATCCCGGGCCGGACGAAACGGAAGACGCCCGTCCCGTACGACAAGCGCAGGTACAAGCGTCGCAACCGGATCGAGATCATGTTCGGCAGGCTCAAGGATTGGAGACGGGTGGCGACCCGTTATGACCGATGCCCAAAGACCCTCTTCTCAGCGATCGCACTCGCTGCGACCGTGATCTTCTGGCTTTGA